The following proteins are co-located in the Pedobacter sp. FW305-3-2-15-E-R2A2 genome:
- a CDS encoding replication-associated recombination protein A, translated as MQNLPPLAERMRPKNLDEYVGQKHLVGPDAVLRKAIQSGQLPSMIFWGPPGVGKTTLAYIISQTLDRPFFNLSAINSGVKDIRDVIDRAALLKDSLMGLPILFIDEIHRFSKSQQDSLLGAVERGLVTLIGATTENPSFEVISALLSRSQVYILKSLDEEELSGLLQTAITQDVVLKEKKITIKEHEALIRLSGGDARKLLNVLEIAVNGIGGDKIVLKNENVLEHAQQNLALYDKAGEQHYDIISAFIKSIRGSDPNAAVYWLARMIEGGEDPLFIARRLLILASEDIGNANPNALLLANNCFQAVNVIGYPEARIILSQAVTYMASSVKSNASYEAINKAQALVKQTGNLPVPLHIRNAPTKLMKNIGYGKDYQYAHGYEGNFSEQEYFPEILSGTKLYDPGKNPAEDKLREKLKQNWKNKYNY; from the coding sequence ATGCAAAACCTACCTCCTTTAGCAGAACGTATGCGTCCAAAAAATTTGGATGAATATGTTGGTCAGAAGCACTTAGTAGGTCCTGATGCCGTATTACGTAAAGCAATTCAAAGCGGACAGCTTCCTTCTATGATCTTTTGGGGTCCGCCCGGCGTTGGTAAAACCACACTGGCCTATATCATATCGCAAACACTTGACCGTCCTTTTTTTAACCTCAGTGCCATCAATTCGGGGGTTAAAGACATCAGGGACGTGATCGACAGAGCCGCATTGCTCAAAGACAGCCTGATGGGGCTCCCGATTCTTTTTATTGATGAGATTCACCGTTTCAGCAAATCACAACAGGACAGTTTACTGGGAGCTGTAGAAAGAGGGCTGGTTACTTTAATCGGTGCCACCACAGAAAACCCTTCTTTCGAAGTCATCTCCGCATTACTTTCCCGTTCGCAGGTCTATATCTTAAAATCTCTGGATGAAGAAGAACTTTCCGGATTGCTGCAAACGGCCATTACACAGGATGTCGTCCTGAAGGAAAAGAAAATCACGATCAAAGAGCATGAAGCGCTGATCCGCTTATCCGGTGGAGATGCAAGGAAATTGTTAAATGTACTGGAAATCGCCGTTAATGGCATTGGCGGAGATAAAATTGTGCTCAAAAATGAAAATGTATTGGAGCATGCGCAGCAAAACCTGGCACTATATGATAAGGCAGGAGAGCAACATTACGACATTATTTCAGCTTTTATTAAGTCGATCAGGGGAAGCGATCCCAATGCAGCAGTATATTGGCTGGCAAGGATGATTGAAGGAGGAGAAGATCCGCTGTTCATCGCCCGCCGCCTGTTGATCCTTGCTTCGGAGGATATTGGAAATGCGAATCCCAATGCCTTGCTCCTGGCTAACAATTGCTTTCAGGCAGTGAATGTAATTGGTTATCCTGAGGCAAGGATCATTCTTTCCCAGGCGGTAACCTATATGGCTTCTTCTGTAAAAAGTAACGCTTCTTATGAAGCCATTAATAAAGCACAGGCACTGGTGAAACAAACCGGAAACCTGCCTGTTCCTTTACACATCAGGAATGCACCAACCAAACTGATGAAAAACATCGGCTATGGGAAGGATTATCAATATGCGCATGGTTATGAAGGTAATTTCTCAGAGCAGGAGTATTTCCCGGAAATCCTGTCGGGCACCAAACTATATGACCCTGGGAAAAATCCGGCAGAGGACAAACTGAGAGAGAAGTTGAAACAGAACTGGAAAAATAAATACAATTATTAA
- a CDS encoding DUF5687 family protein, giving the protein MLGTFLDHQWKAFWRSKNKGGTIATQIFIGIVVVYLLGVAFFLGFGMEAFITQFLPGKDIFTVFNGVILYYFAVDFLMRMQLQELPTLTVVPYLHLKIPKKKIVNFLNTRALFSAFNILPLFLFLPFCATAISDVYDPFTALMYVVSILSLTIFNNYAALYIKRRSIQNLKIVPLVLLLIIALGLLEYFKVFSISAISNQVFGFVTTYPLAGFGFTFFAILMYLLNARYLRRNLYVEELSRNEAKKTSTDYPFLDRFGEIGTLVALELKLILRNKRSRSAVTMSLLFLFYGFLFYKKELLDQDKLELMLFASVFMTGNCISIYGQFMFGWQSSHFDGLMANKIDIRNFIKAKFLMFTLFSTFTTLVACLYGFLSWKILVIQFAAYLYNIGIGTVIVLYFATRNYRSMDLSKGSTFNFQGVGASQWVLGLPYFLAPYAILLPFSLSGAPYWGFIALGACGLTACLTREFWVSFIVNEFNKRKHKITEGFREKS; this is encoded by the coding sequence ATGCTGGGAACTTTTCTGGACCATCAATGGAAAGCCTTCTGGCGTTCAAAAAATAAAGGAGGAACCATTGCCACTCAAATTTTTATAGGGATTGTAGTGGTCTATCTTCTGGGCGTAGCCTTTTTCCTGGGTTTTGGCATGGAGGCTTTTATCACGCAGTTCTTACCCGGAAAAGATATTTTTACGGTATTCAATGGGGTGATACTTTATTATTTTGCAGTCGACTTTCTCATGCGCATGCAATTACAGGAGTTACCCACCTTAACTGTGGTGCCCTACCTGCACCTGAAAATCCCAAAGAAGAAAATCGTAAACTTCCTAAACACAAGGGCTCTGTTTTCTGCTTTTAATATATTACCGCTCTTTTTATTCCTACCCTTTTGCGCAACCGCCATATCGGATGTATATGATCCTTTTACGGCCTTAATGTATGTGGTTTCTATTCTTTCATTAACGATTTTCAACAATTATGCAGCTTTATATATTAAAAGACGAAGCATTCAGAATTTGAAAATCGTTCCATTGGTATTGTTGCTCATCATTGCCTTAGGGCTTCTTGAATATTTTAAAGTCTTCTCTATCTCTGCCATCTCTAACCAGGTATTTGGATTTGTGACCACTTATCCCCTCGCAGGGTTTGGCTTCACGTTTTTTGCAATATTGATGTATCTGCTTAATGCAAGGTATCTCCGAAGGAATCTATATGTAGAGGAATTGAGTAGAAATGAAGCAAAAAAGACAAGTACAGATTACCCTTTTCTGGATCGGTTTGGAGAGATAGGCACCCTGGTCGCACTGGAGCTTAAACTGATCCTCAGAAATAAAAGAAGCCGTTCGGCTGTAACGATGAGCTTATTGTTCCTGTTCTATGGGTTCCTGTTTTATAAAAAGGAACTGCTGGATCAGGACAAACTGGAACTGATGTTATTTGCATCGGTATTTATGACCGGAAATTGTATCAGTATTTACGGACAGTTTATGTTCGGCTGGCAATCTTCCCATTTTGACGGGCTGATGGCCAACAAAATAGACATCAGAAACTTCATCAAAGCAAAGTTCCTGATGTTTACCCTCTTTTCTACTTTTACCACCTTAGTCGCCTGTTTGTATGGATTCCTGAGCTGGAAAATTCTGGTGATTCAGTTTGCTGCGTATTTATACAATATAGGAATAGGAACAGTGATCGTCTTGTATTTTGCCACCAGAAATTACAGATCAATGGACCTGAGTAAGGGATCAACGTTTAATTTTCAGGGAGTGGGTGCGAGTCAGTGGGTACTGGGACTGCCCTATTTCTTAGCTCCTTACGCCATCCTTCTTCCTTTCTCCTTATCGGGAGCTCCATACTGGGGTTTCATCGCATTGGGAGCTTGCGGATTAACGGCCTGCTTAACCCGGGAATTCTGGGTCAGTTTTATCGTAAACGAGTTCAATAAAAGAAAACACAAGATTACCGAAGGCTTTAGAGAGAAATCATGA
- a CDS encoding carboxypeptidase-like regulatory domain-containing protein, with protein sequence MNNDWLDIGVLEDYLDGKLDAKTMNRVEREALEDPFVAEALAGLSASPKRSLQSISLLQKQLQERIAEQQVSKKTKVITWQRLSIAATAAVMFIAVSIVFWMKETAHQNQLAKQPKSVDVTIAPVVPEPVSPVATDGLAKLKTDPKNDVDKIETADVSPRAAEMDRAVAAAKTNAYAANRKAKAAPVPAADAAPQSLNEVVVTGYSMVQKKSVTQSAQNISAQQEVASGNPAVAARVMAAPGIQTSPSVLTGKVTSESNGDPMPGVYVKVEGTKLSAVTDAEGRFRIPADSSIKGEKIVLNYIGFDSKVVPAKWNEPMNIRLAQNNTALSEVVVTFNAAQRSKKAKDSIKGGSLGNVLSGKVAGLEISDHKEMAAIPDGGWHKWDRYIRRNNKFNKEPFLNRQVELSFMIGADGRATDIKVLNGIDEAHDLEAKRLVLEGPKWKVPANRTDRVNLNIAF encoded by the coding sequence GTGAATAACGATTGGTTAGATATAGGAGTTTTAGAAGATTATCTTGACGGTAAGCTGGACGCAAAAACCATGAATAGGGTGGAGCGCGAGGCACTGGAAGATCCTTTTGTGGCCGAAGCATTGGCAGGACTAAGCGCCTCGCCGAAGCGTTCGCTGCAATCTATTTCCCTGCTTCAAAAGCAATTGCAGGAACGGATTGCCGAACAACAGGTTTCTAAAAAAACAAAGGTCATTACCTGGCAAAGGCTAAGCATTGCTGCCACGGCAGCAGTCATGTTTATTGCGGTGAGTATTGTTTTCTGGATGAAGGAAACGGCACATCAGAATCAATTGGCCAAACAGCCGAAATCGGTAGACGTAACGATTGCGCCTGTGGTTCCAGAACCTGTTTCACCGGTGGCAACAGATGGATTGGCTAAACTAAAGACGGATCCTAAAAATGATGTTGATAAAATTGAAACTGCGGATGTGAGTCCGCGGGCGGCAGAGATGGACCGGGCGGTAGCTGCGGCCAAAACCAATGCTTACGCGGCGAACAGGAAAGCAAAAGCTGCTCCTGTGCCTGCTGCTGATGCGGCTCCACAATCGCTCAATGAAGTGGTAGTAACCGGTTATTCTATGGTTCAAAAGAAATCGGTAACGCAGAGTGCTCAAAATATCTCTGCCCAGCAGGAAGTGGCTTCAGGAAACCCAGCGGTTGCTGCCAGAGTAATGGCTGCGCCAGGAATACAGACCAGTCCCTCAGTGTTGACAGGTAAAGTAACCTCAGAAAGCAATGGTGATCCCATGCCAGGTGTATATGTAAAGGTCGAAGGAACAAAATTATCTGCGGTTACTGATGCAGAAGGAAGGTTCAGAATTCCGGCAGACAGCAGTATTAAAGGAGAAAAAATAGTCTTAAATTATATAGGGTTCGACTCAAAGGTGGTTCCTGCGAAATGGAATGAACCAATGAACATCCGTTTGGCGCAAAATAATACCGCATTGTCTGAGGTCGTGGTGACCTTCAATGCTGCTCAACGCAGCAAAAAGGCAAAGGATAGCATCAAAGGAGGAAGTCTTGGAAACGTACTTTCGGGGAAAGTTGCAGGATTAGAAATCTCAGATCATAAAGAAATGGCCGCTATTCCTGATGGAGGTTGGCACAAATGGGACAGATATATCCGCAGGAACAATAAATTCAATAAGGAGCCTTTCCTCAACCGTCAGGTGGAACTTAGTTTTATGATCGGAGCTGATGGAAGGGCAACAGACATTAAGGTCTTAAATGGGATTGATGAAGCGCATGATCTGGAGGCAAAAAGGTTAGTCCTGGAAGGTCCTAAATGGAAGGTCCCTGCTAACCGAACCGATCGGGTCAATCTTAATATTGCTTTTTAG
- a CDS encoding ABC transporter ATP-binding protein — translation MILEISKLQKTYSNRTVVNISDLQINAGETVGIVGNNGAGKTTLFRMLLDLIRPDQGEILSKGEQVAHDGQWKDYTASYLDEGYLIDYLTSEEYFVFIGSLHKMSVAHVMDYLKQFQEFFNGEILDKGKYIRDFSKGNQNKVGIAAALMQGPELLVLDEPFANLDPTTQIRLKTLIKSLKQERNMTTLISSHDLNHVTDVCDRIILMEKGLIIKDLRTNENTLQELEAYFSG, via the coding sequence ATGATTTTAGAAATTTCAAAACTACAAAAGACATACAGCAACAGAACCGTTGTAAATATTAGCGATTTACAGATCAACGCAGGCGAAACTGTTGGGATCGTAGGTAATAATGGTGCGGGAAAGACAACTTTGTTTAGAATGTTACTCGACCTGATTCGCCCGGACCAGGGAGAAATCTTATCCAAAGGAGAACAGGTAGCCCATGACGGCCAATGGAAAGATTACACAGCTTCTTATCTTGATGAAGGTTATCTGATCGATTACCTGACTTCAGAAGAGTACTTTGTATTTATCGGAAGCTTACACAAAATGAGTGTCGCCCATGTAATGGACTACCTGAAGCAATTTCAGGAATTCTTTAATGGAGAGATTCTGGATAAAGGGAAATACATCCGGGATTTTTCAAAAGGCAATCAAAATAAAGTAGGTATTGCCGCAGCATTGATGCAGGGCCCCGAATTACTGGTATTAGATGAACCTTTCGCCAATCTGGACCCGACTACGCAAATCCGGTTAAAGACCCTGATCAAGTCATTGAAACAGGAACGAAACATGACAACGCTGATCTCCAGTCATGACCTGAATCATGTGACGGATGTTTGCGACCGGATTATTCTCATGGAAAAAGGGCTGATCATTAAAGATCTCCGTACTAATGAAAATACTTTACAAGAATTGGAAGCCTACTTTTCCGGATAA
- a CDS encoding von Willebrand factor type A domain-containing protein — MKKLLFPIFVVLFLFGFKATTVKTIQGIVTDKRDGSPLPGVQVSIPKSKKGTVTDSKGKYVISVNDTDEALQFSFVGYKTQVLKIGSKTQINLALAPDNQTLNEVVVRKVAGLRIGRAEKRITGDASASMIQYEAAPIYSQNAILYTPTNTESYANIQENAFHNPDQTPLSTFSIDVDAASYSNVRRYLNNGGLPPKDAVRIEEMINYFDYDYPQPQGNDPVNIITEISTAPWNNKHKLVQIGLQGRKIKTEQLPASNLVFLIDVSGSMAQPNKLPLLVSSFKLLTNQLREKDKVAIVVYAGNSGLVLPSTTGDHKNTIKEALNKLSAGGSTAGGEGIELAYKIASQHFIKGGNNRVILATDGDFNVGASSDKDMEQLIEEKRKSGVFLTVLGYGMGNTKDSKMETLADKGNGNYAYIDNITEARKVLVNEFGGTLFTIAKDVKVQVEFNPAKVQAYRLIGYENRLLQDKDFNDDRKDAGDLGSGHTVTALYEIIPVGVQSSFSPSVDPLKYQENKKNTSKNNSPEMLTVKLRYKQPDGNSSKLLQKSVIDASNIFEGSSNNFRFAAAVAEFGMLLRQSDFKQNASFAQVISLTEQSMGKDTEGYRSEFLKLVKSSQLLAKDLLTIEDTKDRNEKN, encoded by the coding sequence ATGAAAAAGCTATTGTTCCCCATCTTCGTTGTCTTATTTCTATTCGGATTTAAAGCGACAACGGTAAAAACAATTCAGGGAATTGTGACCGATAAAAGGGATGGATCGCCACTGCCAGGAGTGCAGGTGAGCATTCCCAAAAGTAAAAAAGGAACGGTTACCGATAGCAAAGGTAAATACGTCATTTCAGTGAATGATACGGATGAAGCGCTGCAGTTTTCATTTGTAGGCTACAAGACACAGGTCCTTAAAATCGGGTCAAAAACACAGATTAACCTTGCTTTAGCCCCAGATAATCAGACTTTAAATGAGGTGGTGGTTAGAAAGGTAGCGGGATTACGCATAGGCAGAGCGGAAAAAAGAATAACAGGCGATGCTTCAGCCAGTATGATACAATATGAGGCTGCTCCGATCTATAGCCAAAACGCAATCCTCTATACCCCAACCAATACAGAAAGCTACGCTAATATCCAGGAAAATGCTTTTCATAACCCTGATCAAACCCCTTTATCCACCTTCTCTATTGACGTAGATGCCGCTTCCTACAGTAACGTTCGCCGTTACCTGAACAATGGTGGGCTACCCCCTAAAGATGCGGTAAGGATTGAAGAAATGATCAATTACTTTGATTATGATTATCCTCAGCCACAAGGAAATGATCCGGTAAATATCATCACCGAAATCTCTACTGCTCCATGGAACAACAAACATAAACTTGTGCAGATTGGCCTTCAGGGAAGAAAAATAAAAACAGAGCAGCTTCCTGCCTCCAACCTGGTTTTTCTGATTGATGTATCAGGTTCCATGGCACAGCCAAATAAATTACCCCTTCTTGTTTCCTCGTTTAAACTCTTAACCAATCAGCTTCGCGAAAAAGATAAAGTAGCCATCGTGGTTTATGCAGGTAATTCCGGGCTCGTACTGCCATCCACCACTGGAGACCATAAAAACACCATTAAAGAAGCGCTCAATAAATTGAGTGCAGGTGGTTCAACGGCAGGTGGAGAAGGAATTGAACTGGCTTACAAAATTGCCAGTCAGCATTTTATTAAAGGAGGCAATAACCGGGTAATCCTTGCCACAGATGGGGACTTTAATGTCGGTGCATCCAGTGATAAAGATATGGAGCAACTGATAGAAGAAAAAAGAAAATCTGGTGTTTTCCTGACCGTTCTTGGTTATGGAATGGGCAATACCAAGGACAGCAAAATGGAAACCTTAGCCGACAAAGGCAATGGCAATTATGCGTATATCGACAACATCACTGAAGCGAGGAAAGTGTTGGTGAATGAATTTGGCGGAACCCTCTTTACCATTGCCAAGGATGTTAAAGTTCAGGTGGAATTTAATCCTGCTAAAGTACAGGCCTACCGCTTAATCGGATATGAAAACAGGCTGTTACAGGATAAAGATTTTAATGACGACCGTAAAGATGCCGGAGATCTGGGCTCAGGTCATACCGTTACTGCATTATACGAAATCATCCCTGTTGGGGTTCAAAGCTCCTTTAGCCCTTCCGTTGATCCCCTGAAATACCAGGAAAACAAAAAAAACACCAGCAAGAACAACAGTCCGGAAATGCTGACGGTGAAGTTGCGGTACAAACAACCTGATGGCAACAGCAGTAAACTGCTTCAAAAATCGGTCATTGATGCTTCAAACATCTTTGAGGGAAGCAGCAACAACTTCAGGTTCGCGGCTGCAGTAGCGGAGTTTGGCATGTTGCTAAGGCAGTCGGACTTTAAACAGAATGCCTCGTTCGCCCAGGTAATCAGCCTTACGGAACAATCCATGGGAAAAGATACAGAGGGCTACCGTTCCGAGTTTTTGAAATTAGTAAAGTCTTCTCAGTTATTGGCCAAAGATTTGCTTACTATTGAAGACACAAAAGACCGTAATGAAAAAAATTAG
- a CDS encoding OmpA family protein has protein sequence MITSKFKIATFSIALAMGAMTFQGCDSLTKTQKGAGIGAAAGGVLGAIIGKKAGNTAVGAIIGAAVGGTAGGFIGKRMDKQAAEIQNAIPNAEVIREGEGIIVKFDSGILFGFDKSDLTAAAKTNIQSLAGSINQYPGTDIKVIGHTDNKGTENYNMSLSERRAAAVKAYAVSQGVPSSRLITIGKGFSEPIADNTTDAGRAANRRVEVVIVANDQLKQQAKQQGK, from the coding sequence ATGATTACTTCAAAATTTAAAATAGCAACATTTAGTATCGCTTTAGCCATGGGTGCCATGACATTTCAAGGTTGCGATAGTTTAACTAAAACCCAAAAAGGAGCCGGTATCGGTGCTGCTGCGGGTGGTGTTCTAGGTGCTATTATAGGCAAAAAAGCAGGTAATACTGCCGTTGGAGCTATCATTGGTGCCGCTGTAGGTGGTACTGCGGGTGGATTTATTGGAAAAAGAATGGACAAACAAGCTGCAGAGATTCAAAATGCAATCCCTAATGCTGAAGTAATCCGTGAAGGAGAAGGTATCATTGTAAAATTTGATAGTGGTATCCTATTTGGTTTTGATAAATCTGACTTAACAGCTGCAGCAAAAACAAACATTCAATCTTTAGCTGGTTCGATCAATCAATATCCGGGAACAGACATTAAAGTAATTGGTCATACTGATAATAAAGGTACAGAGAATTACAACATGAGCCTTTCTGAAAGAAGAGCTGCTGCGGTTAAAGCATATGCAGTTTCTCAGGGAGTTCCGTCTTCACGTTTAATCACGATAGGAAAAGGTTTCTCTGAACCAATTGCAGACAATACTACTGACGCAGGAAGAGCTGCTAACCGTAGGGTTGAAGTAGTTATCGTTGCGAACGATCAATTGAAACAACAAGCCAAACAACAAGGCAAATAA
- a CDS encoding DEAD/DEAH box helicase → MDFKDFNFNPDLLEGLLAMGFRNATPIQQEAIPLILDKKDLIACAQTGTGKTGAYLLPIMNMISQTEDRHNNTLILAPTRELAQQIDLQVEALSYFTNISSLTVYGGGDGIAYEQQKRSMREGVDIIIATPGRLISHLSSGLLKLDQLQHLVLDEADRMLDMGFYDDIMRIVSFLPEKRQTVLFSATMPPKIRTLASRLLQQPQEISIAISKPAAGINQQAYLVHDAQKVKLLTELMKNVDFPSILIFASTKEKVKNLGKVFRGLGFKAEAFHSDLGQKEREAILSEFKNKRVPVLIGTDVLSRGIDVEGISLVINFDVPHDPEDYIHRIGRTARAATTGTAITLVNDKDKRKFANIEKLIDKKIDRMPLPEHLGEAPADTPASASTERKYDKKKPQRKFWKKKPKTAGATGPAKE, encoded by the coding sequence TTGGATTTCAAAGATTTTAATTTTAACCCCGACTTACTAGAGGGTTTATTAGCGATGGGTTTTCGCAACGCTACGCCCATCCAGCAAGAAGCTATTCCGCTTATCCTAGATAAAAAAGATTTAATTGCCTGTGCACAAACAGGTACGGGAAAAACAGGCGCTTATCTGCTGCCGATCATGAACATGATCAGTCAGACAGAAGACCGTCATAACAATACCCTGATATTAGCGCCAACCCGGGAATTGGCCCAGCAAATTGATTTGCAGGTAGAAGCACTTTCCTATTTCACCAACATCAGCTCTTTAACGGTTTATGGTGGTGGAGACGGCATCGCCTATGAGCAGCAAAAACGCTCTATGCGCGAAGGTGTAGATATCATTATTGCTACTCCGGGACGTTTGATCTCACACCTTTCTTCGGGTTTGCTGAAACTGGATCAGCTTCAGCACCTGGTATTGGATGAGGCAGACAGAATGTTAGATATGGGCTTTTATGATGATATTATGCGCATTGTAAGCTTCCTTCCGGAGAAAAGACAAACGGTATTGTTTTCGGCAACAATGCCTCCTAAAATAAGAACCCTTGCCAGCAGGCTACTTCAGCAGCCTCAAGAAATCAGCATTGCGATTTCTAAACCTGCAGCAGGAATCAACCAACAGGCCTACCTTGTTCATGATGCCCAGAAAGTAAAGTTGCTGACGGAGCTGATGAAGAATGTAGATTTCCCAAGTATCCTGATCTTCGCATCGACAAAGGAAAAAGTGAAAAATCTGGGTAAGGTTTTCCGTGGATTAGGTTTTAAAGCGGAGGCTTTCCATTCTGACCTTGGTCAAAAGGAACGGGAGGCCATTTTGTCTGAATTCAAGAACAAAAGGGTTCCTGTGCTGATTGGAACGGATGTACTGTCCAGAGGAATTGATGTGGAGGGAATCAGTCTGGTGATCAATTTTGATGTGCCTCATGATCCGGAAGATTATATCCACAGGATTGGAAGAACCGCCAGAGCAGCAACCACGGGTACGGCGATCACCTTAGTGAATGATAAAGACAAACGTAAATTTGCGAACATTGAAAAGCTGATCGATAAAAAGATCGACAGAATGCCGCTTCCCGAACATCTTGGAGAAGCACCTGCCGATACTCCGGCCAGTGCCTCAACAGAAAGGAAATACGACAAAAAGAAACCACAGCGTAAATTCTGGAAGAAAAAGCCAAAAACTGCAGGTGCCACAGGCCCCGCTAAAGAATAA
- a CDS encoding DUF4197 domain-containing protein — protein MKKISIYLIATCFVSFSSITAHSQSKFEKILKKVSSKTGSNSTKKGTTTATGTPTTSEMGFGIKEALEIGISRGTDLLSAKDGFLGNAAVKILFPPEAQKVERTLRSIGMGSLADNVILSLNRAAEDAAKEAKPIFVSAIKQMTITDVTNILLGQQDAATNYFKRVTTSQLMEKFQPVITTSLNKVGAAKYWGDAAGQYNKIPLVKPVSTDLSSYVAQKAIDGMFIQVAQEELKIRGSLGARSTPLLQKVFGYADQKK, from the coding sequence ATGAAAAAAATTAGTATTTATTTGATCGCTACCTGCTTCGTTAGTTTTAGCAGCATCACAGCGCATAGCCAGTCGAAGTTCGAAAAGATCTTAAAAAAAGTAAGCAGCAAGACCGGAAGTAACAGCACAAAAAAAGGCACAACCACCGCAACAGGAACACCAACGACCTCAGAGATGGGCTTTGGAATTAAAGAAGCACTGGAAATAGGAATCTCCAGAGGTACAGACCTGCTTTCTGCAAAAGATGGCTTTTTAGGAAACGCAGCTGTAAAAATCCTGTTCCCTCCTGAGGCACAAAAGGTAGAAAGAACATTGCGCAGCATTGGTATGGGTTCATTGGCCGATAATGTGATCCTGAGCCTGAACAGAGCTGCTGAAGATGCAGCAAAAGAAGCTAAGCCAATATTTGTCTCTGCGATCAAACAAATGACCATCACCGATGTGACCAACATATTACTGGGACAGCAAGATGCAGCAACCAACTATTTTAAAAGAGTAACCACTTCTCAATTGATGGAGAAATTCCAACCGGTAATTACCACGAGTCTGAACAAAGTAGGTGCCGCGAAATACTGGGGTGATGCAGCGGGTCAGTACAATAAGATTCCGTTGGTAAAACCAGTGTCAACAGACCTTTCCAGCTATGTGGCACAAAAGGCAATCGATGGAATGTTTATCCAGGTGGCTCAGGAAGAGCTGAAAATCAGGGGAAGTCTTGGCGCCAGGTCAACACCTCTTTTACAAAAGGTATTCGGCTACGCTGATCAGAAAAAATAA
- a CDS encoding sigma-70 family RNA polymerase sigma factor — MKFIKNNTRIQEQDDAALIARYKISGDLEVLGQLYNKYMHLVFGVCLNYLKDEEQSKDAVMQIFEELVTKLKIHEVQNFKSWLHVLSRNHCLMAIRKNSKNTTLSLEDTFVENTEFVHLDMDDTKEQKLTVMERCMETLPEEQRVSVNLFYLEEKCYKEVADITGYEMVKVKSYIQNGKRNLKICIEKNSSE, encoded by the coding sequence TTGAAGTTTATAAAAAATAATACCAGAATCCAGGAGCAGGACGATGCTGCTTTAATTGCCCGATATAAAATCAGTGGCGATCTGGAGGTATTGGGTCAGCTTTACAATAAGTACATGCACCTGGTATTCGGGGTCTGTCTGAACTACCTGAAGGATGAAGAGCAGAGCAAAGATGCCGTTATGCAGATCTTTGAAGAACTGGTGACCAAGCTGAAAATTCATGAAGTTCAGAACTTCAAAAGCTGGCTTCATGTACTGTCGAGAAACCATTGTTTAATGGCCATCCGTAAAAATTCCAAAAATACAACCCTCTCTCTGGAAGATACTTTTGTGGAAAACACGGAATTTGTGCATCTTGATATGGATGATACAAAAGAACAGAAGCTTACCGTTATGGAAAGATGTATGGAAACGCTTCCTGAAGAACAGCGGGTAAGTGTGAATCTGTTCTATTTAGAGGAGAAGTGTTATAAAGAAGTGGCGGATATTACCGGTTATGAAATGGTAAAAGTGAAGAGTTACATCCAGAATGGAAAAAGGAACTTGAAAATTTGTATAGAAAAAAACAGCAGTGAATAA